In one Magallana gigas chromosome 7, xbMagGiga1.1, whole genome shotgun sequence genomic region, the following are encoded:
- the LOC105325058 gene encoding uncharacterized protein gives MEDFKNNFKEAISTGDTKEIMHLIQSLRDVRDDMTQGDKTRVLGQGLYDVIISPNRTVNLVRQLTEAGADVNHTDCFKQTVLLQALGERKSSSEITTEIVHFLIQNGAKINYKNINGQTDFLHLFSKGVLPNLALVQLIDRVLNVLEKDLLTGGSFLHLVSKCQEKDRCSLMKKLLERGVPVNSRDNNGDTPLHIMAGVGDAESMIYLIENGADIYVKNRLGESIFHYLAENAHLEGVQEILDMLIEKGLDINGKDDSGKTVIHHAVISKHTTVETLEELLKRSVIVNNKDARGKNEIFCAVEQVDMEYSQTELERRAEVITYLVKAGVSVNERSTDGISPLHMATLTNELDILVALLDCGADVMQRTKTGATALHWATRHYNMLHVTIHFYLDGNHDLNVVDDYGSTALHWAVWFKKKFAAQTLLQVGCDYTIKDKSGNTPAMFAEMLNFSHFSWLIEEERFKDLDCLELQYPNLECSGADPLIACPHLRYMRKENEILHHEMYLDHLNLHKTSIQSCWQKALTLTEMGLFYPLQDNHWIPEMFHRLFNLLAERLGAKNPQFSCHLKLAGSMHEGTKVKIPNEFDYLFILSHLSKSFEPVENEEYPENFVMVKLKSEEEKIIYAKYITEDGFLDSQLFLLDFYKTANEELLLILKEQESFNHVALLQSLKEIWCSISSFRFLVFGHEAKMFETSVDIVPALEFDNWLPKNFQKLDEVFCVNISQSNFSAIMKTPDRFHVKDFTLFYRISFAYLEQSIVKSIPYPIKKGYILLKILIESGYFPQIVDHDNGRAVKRYVTTYHLKTCLLHEWYSCHKTSSGPEIKEEQNKDQTTREWAERILKRYKLSIEKRFLPSFFNPSKNLFGIETMNDAMQEPEKFAQLAGLLEHILKVAICEKGSDVIYSREAPSE, from the coding sequence ATGGAggatttcaaaaacaatttcaagGAAGCCATCTCCACGGGTGATACCAAGGAAATTATGCACCTTATCCAATCATTACGAGATGTACGCGACGATATGACTCAAGGAGACAAGACTCGTGTTCTTGGACAAGGgctttatgacgtcattatttCTCCAAATCGCACGGTAAATCTCGTTCGTCAGCTAACAGAAGCGGGAGCAGACGTTAACCATACTGATTGTTTCAAACAAACGGTTCTGTTACAAGCTCTCGGTGAACGAAAAAGCAGCTCAGAAATCACAACAGAAATCGTACACTTTCTTATCCAGAATGGAGCCAAGATCAATTACAAGAACATCAACGGACAAACGGACTTTCTTCATCTCTTCTCAAAAGGCGTACTCCCGAATCTTGCTTTGGTGCAATTGATAGACAGAGTGTTAAATGTTTTGGAGAAAGATCTCCTTACCGGAGGAAGTTTTCTACATTTGGTTTCAAAGTGTCAAGAAAAAGATAGATGttcattgatgaaaaaattgCTAGAAAGGGGTGTACCTGTGAATAGTAGGGACAATAATGGCGACACTCCCTTACACATCATGGCTGGTGTTGGAGACGCCGAGTCCATGATATATCTTATCGAAAATGGAGCCGACATCTACGTCAAAAACAGATTGGGAGAGTCGATATTTCACTACCTTGCAGAAAATGCACATTTAGAAGGTGTTCAAGAGATATTGGATATGCTGATAGAAAAAGGACTCGATATCAACGGAAAAGATGATTCCGGTAAAACAGTGATCCATCACGCCGTCATTTCGAAACATACAACAGTTGAAACGCTGGAAGAACTCTTGAAACGAAGTGTGATCGTGAATAACAAAGATGCGAGagggaaaaatgaaattttctgtgCCGTAGAACAAGTGGACATGGAATATAGTCAAACCGAACTAGAACGTAGGGCAGAGGTTATCACGTACCTAGTCAAAGCCGGCGTCAGTGTGAATGAACGAAGTACAGACGGGATTTCACCTCTTCATATGGCCACTTTGACGAACGAGTTGGACATTCTCGTTGCCCTGCTCGACTGTGGTGCTGACGTCATGCAGAGGACTAAAACTGGTGCTACAGCCCTTCATTGGGCAACTAGACACTACAACATGCTACATGTTACCATTCATTTTTATCTGGACGGAAACCATGACTTAAACGTAGTGGACGACTACGGATCCACCGCCCTGCATTGGGCTGTGTGGTTCAAGAAGAAATTTGCCGCGCAGACCTTATTGCAAGTTGGCTGTGATTATACTATAAAGGATAAGTCTGGTAACACGCCAGCAATGTTTGCagaaatgttaaatttttcGCATTTTTCTTGGTTAATCGAAGAAGAACGATTTAAGGATCTGGATTGCCTTGAACTGCAGTATCCTAATCTAGAATGCAGTGGCGCTGATCCATTAATTGCCTGTCCCCActtgagatatatgagaaaagAAAATGAGATATTACACCATGAAATGTATCTCGATCACCTGAATTTGCACAAAACTTCCATTCAATCTTGTTGGCAAAAAGCCCTGACTTTAACCGAGATGGGATTGTTCTATCCTCTACAAGACAATCATTGGATTCCAGAAATGTTCCATCGATTATTCAATTTGTTGGCTGAAAGACTAGGTGCAAAAAATCCTCAATTTTCGTGTCATTTGAAGCTTGCGGGAAGTATGCACGAAGGAACTAAAGTTAAAATCCCAAACGAGtttgattatttattcattttgtcaCATTTATCGAAGTCATTCGAACCTGTTGAAAATGAAGAGTACCCAGAAAATTTCGTGATGGTGAAACTGAAatcagaagaagaaaaaattatatatgcaaaatatatCACGGAAGACGGCTTTCTTGACAGCCAATTGTTTCTTCTTGATTTCTATAAAACTGCGAATGAAGAGTTGCTCTTGATTCTGAAGGAACAGGAATCTTTCAACCATGTTGCACTTCTACAATCTTTGAAAGAAATATGGTGCAGTATCTCGAGTTTCAGATTTCTAGTTTTCGGACACGAAGcgaaaatgtttgaaacatcGGTAGACATTGTTCCTGCTCTTGAATTTGACAATTGGTTAccgaaaaattttcaaaaattagacGAGGTTTTCTGTGTAAACATCTCACAAAGTAATTTTTCAGCGATCATGAAGACACCGGATCGATTTCATGTGAAAGACTTCACTCTGTTTTATCGAATCTCATTTGCGTATCTGGAGCAGAGCATCGTCAAAAGTATCCCATATCCAATTAAAAAGGGATACATCCTTTTGAAAATCTTAATAGAATCGGGATATTTCCCGCAAATTGTGGACCATGATAATGGCAGGGCTGTCAAAAGATACGTCACCACCTATCACCTAAAAACCTGTCTTCTTCACGAGTGGTACAGCTGTCACAAGACATCATCCGGACCGGAAATAAAGGAAGAACAGAACAAGGATCAAACGACAAGGGAATGGGCAGAAAGAATCTTAAAACGATACAAACTGAGCATAGAGAAACGATTTCTTCCATCGTTTTTCAATCCAAGTAAAAACCTGTTCGGCATTGAGACGATGAACGACGCGATGCAAGAACCGGAGAAATTTGCACAACTTGCAGGGTTGTTGGAGCATATACTAAAAGTCGCTATTTGCGAAAAAGGATCTGATGTTATCTATTCTCGAGAAGCCCCCTCTGAATGA
- the LOC105325057 gene encoding protein FAM167A, producing the protein MSQDHLSALIEISKKLKLQPKDDIESIKNSWLMKPLRRASSSDLLEEITEYAMRRRGSRDVISDGSEVIPAAVMRKKFSCTRGSLADVTECVESEKNTTNDPTFGMSLEQKLQYVLKTLNDIRQEDQIIAKKFLHIYAEIKKSKVRQSCMIHQDMLDEVFIREHDNVKVPHMCDAPVNKRSSQALKQCGVTRMNIKSKRFSCS; encoded by the exons ATGAGCCAGGATCATTTGTCCGCATTGATCGAGATCtccaaaaaattgaaacttCAACCGAAAGACGACATTGAGTCGATCAAGAACTCTTGGCTGATGAAACCTCTTCGGAGGGCCTCGAGCAGTGACTTGCTAGAAGAAATAACCGAATATGCAATGCGAAGACGAGGCTCTCGGGACGTGATTTCGGATGGATCCGAGGTGATCCCCGCAGCTGTAATGCGGAAGAAGTTCTCGTGCACTCGAGGGTCTCTTGCTGACGTCACGGAATGTGTGGAAAGTGAGAAAAACACTACGAATGATCCGACCTTTGGAATGTCACTAGAGCAGAAATTGCAGTATGTACTCAAAACCCTA AATGATATTAGACAAGAGGACCAAATAATCGCCAAGAAATTTCTCCACATCTACGCAGAAATCAAGAAGTCCAAAGTGAGGCAGTCATGTATGATTCACCAGGACATGTTAGACGAAGTCTTCATACGTGAGCACGATAATGTCAAGGTGCCACACATGTGTGACGCTCCGGTCAACAAGAGAAGTAGTCAGGCTCTGAAGCAGTGCGGAGTCACGCGGATGAATATCAAGTCCAAGCGATTTTCATGTTCCTAA